tcttcgcctgcttcaagactcagtctctcgtcccggaccccgagtcgcaataccAACAAAAAATTTCAACAAGCTTTCTGATCGTCTGCTAAGCCAGCTTTATTTAGGAACAGGTAATAATCAAGTTTACATTTTTTGGAGTTAAGCGTGCTCGTCAGCGTTCAGCCTGCCCAGGGAGCGGGGCCGAATGCAACTGGAGCAGCGTAGGCAGGGATGGGAGCTGAGGCCGACTTTGCCGCAGCAGGAACTGCGACCGGTTTGGCATTGAAGACGGCGTCAGCGCTGTAGCCAGGCGCCGTTCCCGGCTCGTTGGTGTCGACGGTGGCGCGGAAGCCATTGGCGTCAGCCACGTATGACACCCGTCGGTAGATGCCGCTGGCGTCGCGGTAGCCGTACGTTCCCGTCTTCACGTTGTTGGCGTTGCCCTGCTCCTTGTGGTAGGACTGAGTGCCGAACTCGTCCGCGTTGTCGTAGCCGAAGCTGTATGGCTGCGGGGGCTGTAGATTAAAGAGCATACAGGTTAGCCTGCGTAGCGCATAACCTATCATTCCCATACTGTTACGCTTGATCTCAGCGAGAAAAAAATCTTTCCTCTCTCTTCGAATAGCGAAGTATAAACAACTAGCCGAAGAGGAAGTACTCCTGTAATAATCGGCAccattttgtttttattgccgTTCCATCATCCCGCATGAGTGGCGCGATAACTTACTCACtctgtgcttgaagaacaagacGATGATTTCCGGCATTGCAGTATTGGAGCAGTTTCACTAAACGCCTTATTCGTTATGGGAGCGTATTGCGTCTTTTTAGTTGCACGCAGTTACTTTATGCCACTAAATAACGTCGTGCATTCGTACagagcaaaatatttcttagtggGTATGGCATAGCAGATGCAAACTGATGCCTAATTAAATTTTATGCAACGGTCATTGTAGGCTTCGTGACTTCATAATTGAATCGGTGACTGCGTGCAGACATATTCAAATTATTGATGGACAACCGACCCAATTACCACTTCATGTATTTAGACAAAAGTGTTATACAGCTATATAAAACCACGTGTGTCTAGTGCATGCGTACGTAGACTGGCTCGACCGAGGAGATGCCTGGGGTGGCGGCTGCTCCTACGAGAGGTCCGCGAAAGCCGCCGAGGAAGCGGCCCTGTGGTCCAAATGGTCCCTCAGAGATGACAACAGGGATAAGGGCAGCGACCAGGATCTGAAGATGTGGGAAACAATGATATAATTATATAAACACACTTTACACCCGTCCAAATAAACTTTCACGGAAATGCAGGCATGACAATGACAAGTGCAATGCAAAAGTACAGACCAGAGTATCTCAACTTCGTAATTACAATGTTTTCAGTGTGTTCCCTACGTGCCGCGTATGATTTACACCTTTGTCTGAGTTTTATTATCATAAACAAAGTGTTATCGTCCTCCAAAAGTGCTTCACGAACAAATAGATATTATTTTGTTTTGTATACATTTTTCTTGCCCAAGAGAAGGCATATTTTTAATTTATTCTTACGAATTTGTCACGAGGCTTCAATTCCGTAAACTTGAAGCTGAAATCTAGAATATTTGACAGCGTTCCCTAAGACACGAAACCATCGAAGATGTATATAGCCGTTACATATAACCTAAACATCCGCACTCAGAAGCTTTCTGTAAACACTGATGTGCAACAAATTGGTTTTCTAGAAGAAAGCATACTTACCTTAGCAATCATTTTTCCTTGGTTTGCGTTTATACGGCAAAACTGTTTTTCTACCTCCTAAGACTTGTGTACTTGTGCTTCAGGGGAGACAAGTTGTTTGGAGCGGTGTGACTGCTCAGCGGACATGCTAAACATTTTATAGTGTCTGCAACATTAACTTCCGCAACGCCATTCTCTCCTGCCCCTTTCCTCTCGTTTTCATACGTCGTCCCAGAACTAGGAAGGCGTCGCAGCAGTTTTGCTCTGTGGGACGACAGACGGCGGCATTTCGCACGTAAAGATAATTTGGCGTCGTGTCGCTTCTTTCACTTCCACACTTCACGTTTTGTGTCAAGCACGCTTAGctaatttactttttttgtgtgttcacTGCCACTTAGAAGTGTGTTGCATGATCCTAGTATTACGAAGAAGGCGCTACGAAATCAAAATGTGATGCCTCGAGTTGCGTTGTTTGGATTAGCGCAACTACTAAGTCACACGAACTACAGTATAATAAATGAGAAAAACCAGTTTGTCAAACCCTTGCCCTCTCATCGCACCACATTCTCTCCCCTACTGCGAATACCTACGCCTGGCCAGACGCGACATCTGAGTTTCAGTGTAAACGAGGGTAGTCGCTTCGGGTGAATCCTTTAGTGAACACTCGCGGCAGCATTTGCTGTGTTGAGCGCTTTAATCAAAGCAAACCGTTGGCTTTATACACAAAAGTGCCCTGCCCGAATATCGCAAGTGAAGTAGTGGCTAAAGGTGCTGTGTTC
This genomic stretch from Dermacentor silvarum isolate Dsil-2018 chromosome 2, BIME_Dsil_1.4, whole genome shotgun sequence harbors:
- the LOC125943450 gene encoding cuticle protein 8-like, with amino-acid sequence MIAKILVAALIPVVISEGPFGPQGRFLGGFRGPLVGAAATPGISSVEPVYPPQPYSFGYDNADEFGTQSYHKEQGNANNVKTGTYGYRDASGIYRRVSYVADANGFRATVDTNEPGTAPGYSADAVFNAKPVAVPAAAKRLAGVPPEPTSLATAQACRSTSTNEEVIGQVSQRPRPPSWWTPKPRIFSGTDSLGGLQDTLELAADTEQWETLLSSSRLSDQIMLAERAVAAKIAHGFP